A window of the Streptomyces albireticuli genome harbors these coding sequences:
- a CDS encoding winged helix DNA-binding domain-containing protein produces the protein MTTDASPTLTVRALNRALLERQLLLRRAALPALDAVGHLAGLQAQSPMDPYHALAARLDGFDPEELSGLLASRAAVRVPLMRGTIHLVGAPDAHALYPLLRPVHERAFQGSHGKRLTDLDPRHVAAFAEGLLAERPRTLQELGPLLAGRWPGHDPAALAAAARALLPLVQVTPRALWGRGGAAAWTTLGAWTGEAGTTEAEDLGGLVLRYLAAFGPASVKDAQTWSGLTRLRATFEQLRPGLRTFRDPHGTELFDLPDGPLPDPGTPAPVRLLPEFDNIALSHADRARIMDPAHRSRVWRVNRARCAFLVDGFIGGVWRVEKARDAATLTLDPFAPLTRADRDDLEREAAGVLAMTAPGARHEVRFGEVP, from the coding sequence ATGACGACCGACGCGTCTCCCACCCTGACCGTACGCGCTCTCAACCGTGCCCTGCTGGAGCGGCAGCTCCTGCTCCGCCGCGCCGCGCTGCCCGCGCTCGACGCCGTCGGCCACCTGGCCGGACTCCAGGCCCAGTCACCCATGGACCCGTACCACGCGCTCGCCGCCCGCCTCGACGGCTTCGACCCCGAGGAGCTCTCCGGCCTGCTGGCCTCGCGCGCCGCCGTGCGCGTGCCCCTGATGCGCGGCACCATCCACCTGGTCGGCGCCCCGGACGCGCACGCCCTGTACCCGCTCCTCCGGCCCGTTCACGAGCGGGCCTTCCAGGGCTCGCACGGCAAGCGGCTCACGGATCTGGACCCGCGGCACGTGGCCGCCTTCGCCGAGGGCCTCCTCGCCGAGCGCCCGCGCACCCTCCAGGAGCTCGGCCCGCTGCTGGCCGGCCGGTGGCCCGGCCACGATCCCGCCGCCCTGGCCGCCGCCGCGCGGGCTCTGCTGCCGCTCGTCCAGGTCACCCCGCGGGCCCTGTGGGGACGCGGCGGGGCCGCCGCCTGGACGACCCTCGGGGCCTGGACCGGCGAGGCCGGCACCACGGAAGCGGAGGACCTCGGCGGGCTCGTCCTGCGTTACCTCGCCGCCTTCGGTCCCGCCTCCGTCAAGGACGCCCAGACCTGGTCCGGCCTCACCCGCCTGCGCGCCACCTTCGAACAGCTGCGGCCCGGCCTGCGCACCTTCCGCGACCCGCACGGGACCGAGCTCTTCGACCTCCCCGACGGACCGCTGCCCGACCCCGGGACCCCGGCCCCGGTCCGCCTGCTCCCCGAGTTCGACAACATCGCCCTCTCGCACGCCGACCGGGCCCGCATCATGGACCCCGCCCACCGCTCCCGCGTCTGGCGGGTGAACCGGGCCCGCTGCGCGTTCCTCGTCGACGGCTTCATCGGCGGCGTGTGGCGCGTGGAGAAGGCGCGGGACGCCGCCACCCTCACCCTGGATCCGTTCGCGCCCCTCACCCGGGCGGACCGGGACGACCTGGAGCGGGAAGCGGCCGGAGTGCTGGCGATGACGGCCCCCGGCGCGCGGCACGAGGTGCGGTTCGGGGAGGTGCCGTAG
- a CDS encoding magnesium and cobalt transport protein CorA gives MSENPPRRQRPTPKKHSWLRTSPARTGEADTPPAPVPAGPTNGAGSIVHAAVYRDGHRISTPASLADTYRQLREQPDGMAWIGLHRPTENELVSLAEEFDLHQLAVEDALEAHQRPKLERYGDTLFVVLRAARYLDASEEVDFGELHIFVGHDFVITVRHGAAPDLSAVRRRMESTPELLALGPEAVLYAILDAVVDGYAPVVWGVQNDIDEIETEVFGGDPEVSRRIYELAREMVEFQRATRPLVGMLHGLMAGFTKYGTDDELQRYLRDVADHVTHTSERVDGFRSALADILAVNATLVTQQQNAEMRALAEAGFEQNEEIKKISSWAAILFAPTLVGTIYGMNFDNMPELHWVGGYPFAIVLMAIVCTSLYVVFKKRDWL, from the coding sequence ATGTCGGAGAACCCGCCTCGCCGTCAGCGGCCGACGCCGAAGAAGCACTCCTGGCTCCGGACGTCGCCCGCCCGCACGGGCGAGGCCGACACCCCGCCCGCTCCGGTACCGGCCGGCCCGACGAACGGCGCGGGCAGCATCGTCCACGCGGCCGTCTACCGCGACGGCCACCGGATCAGCACCCCGGCTTCGCTGGCCGACACCTACCGGCAGCTGCGCGAGCAGCCGGACGGCATGGCGTGGATCGGGCTGCACCGGCCGACGGAGAACGAACTGGTCTCGCTGGCCGAGGAGTTCGACCTCCACCAGCTGGCCGTCGAGGACGCCCTGGAGGCCCACCAGCGCCCCAAGCTGGAGCGCTACGGCGACACCCTCTTCGTCGTACTGCGCGCCGCGCGCTATCTCGACGCCTCCGAGGAGGTCGACTTCGGCGAGCTCCACATCTTCGTCGGCCACGACTTCGTGATCACGGTCCGGCACGGCGCGGCCCCCGACCTCTCCGCCGTCCGCCGCCGCATGGAGAGCACCCCCGAGCTGCTGGCCCTGGGCCCCGAGGCGGTCCTCTACGCCATCCTCGACGCGGTCGTCGACGGCTACGCCCCGGTCGTGTGGGGCGTCCAGAACGACATCGACGAGATCGAGACCGAGGTCTTCGGCGGCGACCCCGAGGTCTCCCGCCGCATCTACGAACTGGCCCGCGAAATGGTCGAGTTCCAGCGCGCCACCCGCCCCCTGGTCGGCATGCTGCACGGCCTGATGGCCGGCTTCACCAAATACGGCACCGACGACGAACTCCAGCGCTACCTCCGCGACGTCGCCGACCACGTCACCCACACCAGCGAACGCGTAGACGGCTTCCGCTCGGCCCTCGCCGACATCCTCGCCGTCAACGCCACCCTGGTCACCCAGCAGCAGAACGCGGAGATGCGCGCCCTGGCCGAAGCGGGCTTCGAGCAGAACGAGGAGATCAAGAAGATCTCGTCGTGGGCGGCCATTCTGTTCGCCCCCACGCTGGTGGGGACGATCTACGGGATGAACTTCGACAATATGCCGGAGCTGCACTGGGTGGGCGGGTATCCGTTCGCGATTGTGCTGATGGCGATCGTCTGCACGAGCCTGTACGTCGTCTTCAAGAAGCGCGACTGGCTGTAG
- a CDS encoding DUF6243 family protein, which yields MTDSKNINNPVGQGGGQRKKLSRAERQNNGPHRNRDRQSAADQKAELVRKMREKARAAEAAGQASDDTAQS from the coding sequence GTGACCGACAGCAAGAACATCAACAACCCCGTGGGCCAGGGCGGCGGCCAGCGCAAGAAGTTGTCCCGCGCCGAACGGCAGAACAACGGTCCGCACCGCAACCGCGACCGCCAGAGCGCCGCCGACCAGAAGGCCGAGCTGGTGCGCAAGATGCGCGAGAAGGCACGCGCAGCTGAGGCCGCCGGGCAGGCGAGCGACGACACCGCACAGAGCTGA
- a CDS encoding NHLP bacteriocin export ABC transporter permease/ATPase subunit, producing MTTPYDTPHATGAPPVADPVVAALGALGAETDCAGLRSLSLEGPLVLWLVVEGELDLFAVDAAQAGHWHFLGRLGAGTLLLGPAEGPRHTLIGRPLRGCRLRRVELRELYRQEYEGQGAYADECGYGHEYGYGPADPAPSPLEDAFARGVGRGLRVLYQAPLDGRATAPGAAGADEDILWMRVPPGGVRYGAAYEAEAAGCLLVDAALWQGMVDQQYRLLYALDDRIERLERAHEDRTAAGIEAGEAARTQADRALLASIDRAGGRRPGRGASADATFAVCGLVAGDAGIALSEPSGTDAGSERMDPVDRIAVASRIRTRSVRLAGRWWRENSGPLIGRREKDGAPVALLWRRGGYVAVDPAAGTRERVGRADEAAYEPQAVMLYRPLPEGKPSLVRLLRFGLRGTRAELRGLALGGLVAVALGALVPLATGRVLGVYVPAAESGLIVRTALALVATSVVSAAFMLLQNISVLRLEGRIEATLQPAVWDRLLRLPTTFFAGRSTGELAGAAMGVSSIRRVLSGIGSVCVQSGAVGAMNLVLLLVHSVPLALAVVALLLVVAAVFVGLGLWQLRYQRQLIKLGDKLNNQAFQTLRGLPKLRVAAAESFAYAAWAREFARTRELHRRIGRIKNVVTVLNAVSLPLCTLMMFMLLAGPARGTMSAGEFLTFGTAVTMLLSSVTQLTGALVSAAAVQPMFEQIKPLLQEAAEVRDAGALPGELTGAVEAVNLSYRYTDDGPQVLDDVSFQVRPGEFVAVVGPSGCGKSTLLRLLIGFDKPASGSVLYDGQDLAALDQAAVRRQCGVVLQNAQPFSGPILDCIRGAGTFSLEEVWEAAAMAGLADDIKAMPMGMHTMLSDGGGIVSGGQRQRLMIAQALVRKPRVLFFDEATSALDNEAQRVVIDSTRALRATRIVIAHRLSTVMDADRVIVMRGGRVVQQGAPAALLADTTGLFHELVRRQIS from the coding sequence GTGACGACCCCGTACGACACCCCTCACGCCACCGGCGCCCCGCCGGTCGCCGATCCCGTGGTGGCGGCCCTGGGGGCGCTCGGCGCGGAGACCGACTGCGCGGGCCTGCGCAGCCTGTCCCTGGAGGGCCCGCTCGTGCTGTGGCTCGTCGTGGAAGGCGAGCTCGATCTCTTCGCCGTCGACGCGGCGCAAGCCGGGCACTGGCACTTCCTGGGCCGGCTGGGGGCGGGAACGCTGCTGCTGGGCCCCGCCGAGGGCCCCCGGCACACGCTGATCGGCAGGCCGCTGAGGGGGTGTCGGCTGCGACGGGTGGAACTGCGGGAGCTGTACCGGCAGGAGTACGAGGGGCAGGGGGCATACGCCGACGAGTGCGGCTACGGGCACGAGTACGGCTACGGGCCGGCCGATCCGGCGCCGAGCCCCTTGGAGGACGCGTTCGCGCGCGGCGTCGGCCGGGGCCTGCGCGTGCTCTACCAGGCACCGCTGGACGGCCGCGCCACCGCTCCCGGCGCGGCCGGGGCCGACGAGGACATCCTGTGGATGCGGGTCCCCCCGGGCGGCGTGCGGTACGGGGCGGCGTACGAGGCGGAGGCGGCGGGGTGCCTCCTCGTCGACGCGGCGCTGTGGCAGGGCATGGTCGACCAGCAGTACCGGCTGCTGTACGCCCTGGACGACCGGATCGAGCGGCTGGAGCGCGCCCACGAGGACCGTACGGCCGCCGGCATCGAGGCCGGCGAGGCCGCCCGCACCCAGGCGGATCGGGCGCTGCTGGCGTCGATCGACCGCGCGGGCGGGAGGCGGCCGGGCCGCGGCGCGAGCGCCGACGCGACGTTCGCGGTGTGCGGACTGGTGGCCGGGGACGCGGGCATCGCCCTGTCCGAACCGTCCGGTACGGACGCCGGATCGGAGCGCATGGACCCGGTCGACCGCATCGCCGTGGCCTCGCGGATCCGTACCCGCTCCGTCAGGCTGGCCGGGCGCTGGTGGCGCGAGAACAGCGGCCCCCTGATCGGCCGCCGGGAGAAGGACGGGGCGCCGGTCGCGCTGCTGTGGCGGCGCGGCGGCTACGTGGCCGTCGACCCCGCGGCCGGCACCCGGGAACGGGTGGGCAGGGCGGACGAGGCCGCGTACGAACCGCAGGCCGTCATGCTCTACCGCCCGCTGCCGGAGGGAAAACCGAGCCTGGTGCGGCTGCTGCGCTTCGGCCTGCGCGGTACGCGCGCGGAGCTGCGCGGCCTCGCCTTGGGCGGGCTGGTCGCGGTCGCCCTGGGCGCGCTCGTCCCCCTCGCCACGGGCAGGGTGCTCGGCGTGTACGTCCCCGCCGCGGAGAGCGGCCTCATCGTGCGGACGGCCCTGGCGCTCGTCGCGACGAGCGTCGTCTCGGCCGCCTTCATGCTCCTCCAGAACATCTCCGTCCTGCGTCTGGAGGGCCGTATCGAGGCCACGCTCCAGCCGGCGGTGTGGGACAGGCTGCTACGGCTGCCGACCACGTTCTTCGCCGGGCGCTCCACCGGCGAACTGGCCGGCGCCGCCATGGGCGTCAGCTCCATCCGCCGGGTGCTGTCCGGCATCGGCTCGGTGTGCGTCCAGTCGGGCGCCGTCGGCGCGATGAACCTCGTGCTGCTGCTCGTCCACAGCGTCCCCCTGGCGCTGGCGGTGGTCGCCCTGCTGCTCGTCGTCGCCGCGGTCTTCGTGGGCCTGGGGCTGTGGCAGCTGCGCTACCAACGACAGTTGATCAAGCTGGGCGACAAGCTGAACAACCAGGCGTTCCAGACCCTGCGCGGACTGCCCAAGCTCCGCGTCGCCGCGGCCGAGAGCTTCGCGTACGCCGCCTGGGCCCGGGAGTTCGCCCGCACCCGCGAACTGCACCGGCGCATCGGCCGGATCAAGAACGTCGTCACGGTGCTCAACGCGGTCAGCCTGCCGCTGTGCACCCTCATGATGTTCATGCTGCTGGCCGGCCCGGCCCGGGGCACCATGTCCGCCGGCGAGTTCCTCACCTTCGGCACCGCCGTGACGATGCTGCTGTCCTCCGTCACCCAGCTGACGGGCGCGCTCGTCTCGGCGGCCGCCGTGCAGCCGATGTTCGAACAGATCAAGCCCCTGCTCCAGGAGGCCGCGGAGGTACGGGACGCCGGAGCCCTCCCCGGCGAACTGACCGGCGCCGTCGAGGCCGTGAACCTCTCCTACCGCTACACCGACGACGGCCCGCAGGTCCTCGACGACGTGTCCTTCCAGGTACGCCCGGGCGAGTTCGTCGCCGTCGTCGGCCCCAGCGGCTGCGGCAAGTCGACCCTGCTCCGCCTCCTCATCGGCTTCGACAAACCGGCCTCCGGCAGCGTCCTGTACGACGGCCAGGACCTGGCCGCCCTCGACCAGGCGGCCGTACGCCGCCAGTGCGGCGTGGTCCTCCAGAACGCCCAGCCCTTCTCCGGCCCGATCCTCGACTGCATCCGCGGCGCCGGCACCTTCTCCCTGGAGGAGGTGTGGGAGGCCGCGGCGATGGCGGGCCTCGCCGACGACATCAAGGCCATGCCCATGGGCATGCACACCATGCTCTCCGACGGCGGCGGCATCGTCTCCGGCGGCCAGCGCCAACGCCTGATGATCGCCCAGGCCCTCGTCCGCAAGCCCCGCGTCCTCTTCTTCGACGAGGCCACCAGCGCCCTCGACAACGAGGCCCAACGCGTGGTCATCGACTCCACCCGGGCCCTGCGCGCCACGCGCATCGTGATAGCCCACCGGCTGTCCACGGTCATGGACGCGGACCGGGTGATCGTCATGAGGGGCGGCCGGGTCGTCCAGCAGGGGGCGCCTGCGGCGTTGCTGGCCGATACGACGGGACTCTTCCATGAGCTGGTCCGGCGCCAGATCAGCTGA
- a CDS encoding NHLP family bacteriocin export ABC transporter peptidase/permease/ATPase subunit codes for MTVPQHTPAQDRTPPQAPRPPAAGRRRARPAPRGGARRAGGHTGRRRSAPAPRGRTPRPVRTPTVLQMEAVECGAAALAMILGHHGRFVPLEELRIACGVSRDGSRASNLLKAARGHGLKAKGMQMDLAALAQVRAPAVLFWEFNHYVVYDGTGRRLGRRGVHVNDPAKGRRFVPMDEFDTSFTGVVLTFEPGEDFRRTGRRPGAVRALPARLRGTSGTVLAALLASLLLVAVGAVVPALSRTYIDTFLVGDRTFPLGVLFAAMAATLVLTGTLTAVQQANLLRGRVISSTLGSARFLRHLLRLPVTFFAQRSPADLVQRLRSNDAVAETLARDLTAAGVDAVVVVLYAVLLWTYDPQLTVVGIGIALLNVVAMRIVVRLRATGTQKLRAESARLTNTAYSGLTLIETMKATGGEDGFFRRWAGQHAVTLDVQQRLGVPSAWLAVVAPTLAALNSALILMIGGLRAVEGHLTVGLLVAFQALVTSFTAPITRLNGVAGRIQDFAADVARLKDVENFPADPVFARREPRAGARRLKGHVELENITFGYSPLDAPLLTDFSLSVGPGRQVALVGGSGSGKSTVSRLMSGLHAPWEGTIRIDGMRLEDIPRAALAASVSFVDQDVFLFEGTVRDNVALWDPSLPDEDVVAALEDAAVYDVVARRPGGIHSRVEQDGRNFSGGQRQRLEIARALVRRPSVMVLDEVTSALDAATEQVVIDNLRRRGCACVVIAHRLSTVRDSDEIVVLDRGTVVERGRHEHLAAGQGPYARLVEEH; via the coding sequence GTGACCGTGCCGCAGCACACCCCCGCCCAGGACCGGACCCCGCCGCAGGCCCCCCGCCCACCGGCCGCCGGGCGCCGCCGCGCCCGCCCCGCGCCCCGGGGCGGTGCCCGCCGGGCCGGCGGGCACACCGGACGCCGCAGGTCCGCACCGGCTCCCAGGGGCAGGACGCCCCGGCCCGTACGCACCCCCACCGTGCTCCAGATGGAGGCCGTGGAGTGCGGCGCCGCCGCGCTGGCCATGATCCTCGGCCACCACGGCCGCTTCGTCCCCCTGGAGGAACTGCGCATCGCGTGCGGCGTCTCCCGCGACGGCTCCCGCGCGAGCAACCTCCTCAAGGCCGCCCGCGGCCACGGCCTCAAGGCCAAGGGCATGCAGATGGACCTGGCCGCGCTCGCCCAGGTGCGCGCCCCGGCCGTCCTCTTCTGGGAGTTCAACCACTACGTCGTCTACGACGGCACGGGCCGCCGCCTCGGCCGCCGCGGCGTCCACGTCAACGACCCGGCCAAGGGCCGCCGGTTCGTCCCCATGGACGAGTTCGACACCAGCTTCACCGGCGTCGTGCTCACCTTCGAACCCGGCGAGGACTTCCGCCGCACCGGCCGCCGTCCGGGCGCCGTCCGCGCCCTGCCCGCCCGGCTGCGCGGCACCTCGGGCACCGTGCTCGCCGCCCTCCTCGCGAGCCTCCTGCTGGTGGCCGTCGGCGCGGTGGTGCCCGCGCTCAGCCGTACGTACATCGACACGTTCCTCGTCGGCGACCGCACGTTCCCGCTCGGGGTGCTCTTCGCGGCGATGGCGGCCACCCTGGTGCTCACCGGCACGCTCACCGCCGTCCAGCAGGCCAACCTGCTGCGCGGGCGCGTCATCTCCTCCACCCTGGGCAGCGCCCGCTTCCTGCGGCACCTGCTCAGGCTCCCGGTCACCTTCTTCGCCCAGCGCAGCCCCGCCGACCTCGTCCAGCGCCTGCGGTCCAACGACGCGGTCGCCGAGACCCTGGCCAGGGACCTGACCGCCGCCGGCGTGGACGCGGTCGTCGTCGTCCTCTACGCGGTGCTGCTGTGGACGTACGACCCCCAGCTGACGGTCGTCGGGATCGGCATCGCCCTGCTCAACGTCGTCGCCATGCGGATCGTCGTCCGCCTCCGGGCCACCGGCACCCAGAAGCTGCGCGCCGAGAGCGCCCGGCTCACCAACACCGCCTACAGCGGCCTGACGCTCATCGAGACGATGAAGGCCACCGGCGGCGAGGACGGCTTCTTCCGCCGCTGGGCCGGGCAGCACGCCGTCACCCTCGACGTGCAGCAGCGGCTCGGCGTGCCCAGCGCCTGGCTGGCGGTCGTCGCGCCCACCCTCGCCGCCCTCAACAGCGCCCTGATCCTGATGATCGGCGGCCTCAGGGCGGTCGAGGGACACCTCACGGTCGGCCTCCTCGTCGCCTTCCAGGCCCTCGTGACCAGCTTCACCGCGCCGATCACCCGCCTCAACGGCGTGGCCGGACGGATCCAGGACTTCGCGGCCGACGTGGCCCGGCTCAAGGACGTCGAGAACTTCCCCGCCGACCCGGTGTTCGCGCGGCGCGAGCCCCGCGCGGGCGCCCGCCGCCTCAAGGGCCATGTGGAGCTGGAGAACATCACCTTCGGCTACAGCCCCCTCGACGCCCCCCTGCTGACGGACTTCTCCCTCTCGGTCGGCCCCGGGCGGCAGGTCGCGCTCGTCGGCGGCTCCGGCAGCGGCAAGTCCACCGTCTCCCGGCTGATGTCCGGCCTCCACGCCCCCTGGGAGGGCACGATCCGCATCGACGGGATGCGGCTGGAGGACATCCCGCGCGCCGCGCTGGCCGCCTCCGTCTCCTTCGTCGACCAGGACGTCTTCCTCTTCGAGGGCACCGTCCGCGACAACGTCGCGCTGTGGGACCCCTCCCTCCCCGACGAGGACGTCGTCGCCGCCCTGGAGGACGCCGCCGTCTACGACGTGGTCGCCCGGCGCCCCGGCGGCATCCACAGCCGCGTCGAGCAGGACGGCCGCAACTTCTCCGGCGGCCAGCGCCAGCGCCTGGAGATCGCCCGCGCGCTGGTGCGCCGCCCCAGCGTGATGGTCCTCGACGAGGTCACCAGCGCGCTGGACGCGGCGACCGAACAGGTCGTCATCGACAACCTGCGGCGGCGCGGCTGCGCCTGCGTGGTCATCGCCCACCGGCTGAGCACGGTGCGCGACAGCGACGAGATCGTCGTGCTCGACCGGGGCACGGTGGTGGAGCGCGGCCGGCACGAACACCTGGCCGCCGGGCAGGGCCCGTACGCCCGACTGGTCGAGGAGCACTGA
- a CDS encoding HlyD family efflux transporter periplasmic adaptor subunit: protein MQFRQKALSKLQSPEELDVPVRFARPQGRLVLAVTVVVMAVAGIWAFTGSVTSKLGVTGVLTHAEGGYLLQSPFAGQVTEVLADEGRPLAAGAPLLKIATDRGDRIVRVPAGGRVTGLTARTGSVLTTGADVATVERTGDPGDPMVAMLYVPAGSARTVPVGAPVDLSVPSVPRQRGGALRGRVKAVGRAPQTRAQITGFLGDRRLAEEFSRQGDPVAVLVELDPSAAPGSTGSGGQGPATDGGPSYAAGSTTPVTGSVHLAAQRPVDWLLP from the coding sequence GTGCAGTTCCGCCAGAAGGCGCTTTCCAAGCTGCAATCGCCCGAAGAACTCGACGTCCCCGTACGCTTCGCACGCCCGCAAGGCCGCCTCGTCCTGGCCGTCACGGTCGTCGTCATGGCCGTGGCGGGCATATGGGCATTCACCGGATCCGTCACCTCGAAACTGGGCGTCACCGGCGTCCTCACCCACGCCGAGGGCGGCTATCTGCTCCAGAGCCCGTTCGCCGGACAGGTCACCGAGGTCCTCGCCGACGAGGGACGGCCGCTGGCCGCGGGCGCGCCGCTGCTCAAGATCGCCACGGACCGCGGCGACCGGATCGTGCGCGTACCCGCCGGAGGACGCGTGACCGGCCTGACCGCCAGGACGGGTTCGGTCCTCACGACCGGCGCGGACGTCGCCACCGTGGAACGGACCGGCGACCCCGGTGACCCGATGGTGGCCATGCTGTACGTACCCGCCGGCAGCGCCCGGACCGTTCCCGTGGGCGCCCCCGTCGACCTGAGCGTCCCCTCCGTGCCCCGGCAGCGGGGCGGCGCCCTGCGCGGCCGCGTCAAGGCGGTCGGCCGCGCGCCGCAGACGCGGGCGCAGATCACCGGGTTCCTCGGCGACCGCCGCCTGGCGGAGGAGTTCTCCCGGCAGGGGGATCCCGTCGCGGTGCTCGTGGAACTGGACCCCTCCGCCGCACCCGGGTCCACCGGCTCGGGCGGTCAGGGGCCCGCCACGGACGGCGGCCCCTCGTACGCCGCCGGCTCCACGACACCCGTCACCGGCTCCGTCCACCTCGCCGCACAGCGCCCCGTCGATTGGCTGCTCCCGTGA
- a CDS encoding MgtC/SapB family protein: MVIVNEWHMAANIAAGLGFGAIIGLERQWRARMAGLRTNALVAAGSALFVLLSQYGFSAATSTTGYDGSRVAAQIVSGIGFLGAGVIMRDGLSIRGLNTAATLWCSAAVGALAGTGLYVVAGLGTVGVVGANTLLRPVARGLDRGPHGGAEVATDYHFEVVCTEPEEAHVRTLVVQSLVRPGFRLRSVYSADAPVAGKVTVSADLTTERRDDSLLEEAVSRLSLEPAVSAVSWTVLQGPDEGPDDDYPTERRARRRVRDFFTGR, from the coding sequence ATGGTCATCGTCAACGAGTGGCACATGGCGGCCAACATCGCGGCCGGCCTGGGGTTCGGTGCGATCATCGGACTGGAACGCCAGTGGCGCGCCCGGATGGCGGGCTTGCGCACCAACGCGCTCGTCGCGGCCGGTTCCGCCCTCTTCGTCCTGCTCTCGCAGTACGGCTTCTCCGCCGCGACCAGCACCACCGGCTACGACGGCTCGCGCGTCGCCGCGCAGATCGTCTCCGGCATCGGCTTCCTCGGCGCCGGTGTCATCATGCGCGACGGCCTCAGCATCCGGGGCCTCAACACCGCCGCCACCCTGTGGTGCTCCGCGGCGGTGGGCGCCCTCGCCGGAACCGGCCTGTACGTGGTCGCGGGGCTCGGCACCGTGGGCGTGGTCGGCGCGAACACCCTGCTGCGCCCGGTCGCGCGAGGGCTCGACCGGGGGCCGCACGGCGGCGCCGAGGTGGCCACGGACTACCACTTCGAGGTCGTGTGCACCGAGCCCGAGGAGGCCCATGTGCGCACCCTCGTCGTGCAGTCCCTCGTCCGGCCGGGCTTCCGGCTGCGGTCCGTGTACAGCGCGGACGCGCCCGTCGCGGGCAAGGTGACCGTGTCGGCCGACCTCACCACCGAACGCCGCGACGACTCCCTCCTGGAGGAGGCCGTCAGCCGCCTCTCCCTGGAACCGGCCGTCTCCGCCGTGAGCTGGACGGTCCTCCAGGGGCCGGACGAGGGCCCGGACGACGACTACCCCACGGAGCGCCGGGCCCGGCGCCGTGTCCGGGACTTCTTCACGGGCCGCTGA